Below is a genomic region from Gasterosteus aculeatus chromosome 2, fGasAcu3.hap1.1, whole genome shotgun sequence.
ACAGTAAACCGGCGCAATAATTGAGTCCATTTATAATGATTacctttccctttctttctgcTCCCTCTCCAGTAAAACACTTTGGAAGTATCAACATGGCCTCCATTCACGCGGTCTCTGCAGCAATAAAGGGCCACAGATTCAGGGGCCGAATCAACGAGAAGCAAAGCCAAGACAACAGGTCCACAGGTCAGAGTTAATAACACTTTCATTGGCTTTTCATTGACGTGACATTGCTTCCTCTCTGTTACATAAAGACATGAACCCACGCGCATGCATCcaagcacaaatacacacattttgttgcctttttgttATGAGCTGTTGTCATTTAACTGGCATTGATACACAACGTGTAAAGCGCTGTTCACCCGGCTAAGAGTAACTACAAtgtaatttacttttatttatttttaaacgcTTCACAAACCCAACAGAAGTAGCAGATTAAATTGGATGCCTTGAATAGCTGGACTGTTTTCCTATGAAATActttttatctttatcttttcaTGTTTGAGATAAGGAGCCCCGTCCACTTTCACTGGAGGCTGTAACTGATTATTTGACAGTAGAAGTGTGAAATCTCCGGTCTGCCGAACATGAGGGTGCGATACTTTGATTTACATTCCTTATTCTCAAAATCCCACTGTGTGATCTTTTCCACACGCtaccaaaaacaaataaatcaagtaAGTTCACTTCTCACTTTGATGCCAAGTGACTCATTCAGAtataaagaggaagaaaaaggataaagggaaatgtattatttatgccATTTTGTAAAGATATCTACAGTAGCTTACTGATCTTTTACTCAGGCCAATAGACGCGCCAAAGCATCATCATTGTCCAGAAAAGGGAGGAGACATCTTTAATTCCTACTTAAAATGAAGCGTGGTTGGGTCTGTACAGTACACATAAAGCTCTCCCATCAAAAGTACCTTCAAGTGATCATCATGAGAGCACAGCTAGCTACATTTCTAGTCCTGTTATATGCATCAGGTACCAACATGATGTAGTGGCCTCTCTCTCGCATCCATTTCTCTCAACACTGTACCCTTCATTTGCATCACAATGAGTGAGAGGTTGGTGCTCAATGGCGGAGGTGCACACAACGAAGCCCACAACTCATGTGGCTCTGTACAGAGCAGAAATCCATCATGTAAGACTCCATAAAACTCATCCGCACGTCGTAGAAACACAGTAGAGCGTAAGTTTCCGATCGCCGCGGTGTGAATgagtctcctccccctcttttccttcttgtcGACAGTATTTATGTGCCTCGGCCTCGCAGTTTGCTGCAGACGCCAGGAGATGGAGCACTTGCTCAAGAGTCTCTGGTTGTAGGGGACATCCTGAAGAACAAAGAACGGCATGGCAGCTCTGACAAACCCGCCGCATTTACAGATCACAGCACAATGTTTCTAATACCCAAAAGGTCGAGGCTTCACGTCAACAACGCAATTCTAAAATGAATGCTGAAGTCTTCGATGTTCATCACACGGCAGGTAGAGCTTCACATATCACAGCTGTTCACATTTTGGtgtcaacaaatatttattataagtATCTTTATCATTTATCCGAGTATAAATGTAAAAGATCCAAAATATATTGACAACACACCTTTGTTATTATTGGTATGACTACAGTACAAGTTGTTCTCCTTATTTAAATCACAACAATCATGTAATTGAAAGACAGACAGTGCTTCAATACTTTGTAAAGTAAGATGACGATGCTGTCAAATGGGATACACTTTGCTCAAGGATACACAAGGAATGTGGCAACAGGCTTCGATGACGTTTAGACGTGAGACCAATTCACTGGCTTAATTAACACCCAGAGGCCTTAATGAAAAGAACCAACCAATAAGGCAGTGATGGAATGtacgacatcatcatcatcatcatcatcatacacacaaaaaaaacaaatattggaaattaaaaaaacgttGTCAAGCGGTGACTGTATCAGCCAGCCGTACTCCTCACAGCTTTAATTGAAGGAGTGGAAATCAGAGGAAATGGAGTATGCGGATCAGTGCCACGAGGACTGGGCTGAACTGCGACCCACTGGTAGACTGGTGCGGACAGGACTTTATCGCAGGAGCGACCACTTGATCTGTTCTTTGGCAGACTGAAGAACCTGCGGATGGCAACAAGGTTTGACCGAGCAGATCACTCAAATGACAAAACCTCCAGATTCAAAGCATTTCTCACTGCGACAGAGGCTAAGACGACTGCTAGCTGCTAATAAagctaacaataaaaaatagAGAAACTCACACTGCAACATCTAATTAATCATCTTAACTCATTAAATGAAAAGGATAATCATAACCATTAAGAATGGGGACTTGGGACAGGCATTAATCACAGCTAGATGAAGGATGGAGGTGGCCCGTCTCAGGCCTCTTAAATGACTAAATTAATCACGAGGAGCTCTGACAAGACTCATGTAAGAAGTAAAAGATCCACTGTTGGCTTCCAACTCATTTCTAAAGGAAAACCTTTAATCGTGTGCACAGTTAGTCATAGAACGTATTGTAATACATTGAAGGGCGTACTTTAATCTACTACTTTAGTCTACTGCACTTTTTCAGAAAGTAATATTGGACCTCTTCAGAGATATGTCTTGGGTATTATTGTTGGATAATCAATATCCCTTTGGAAACATCTTAAACATTGTTTAAATGCTGTGTTATTCACATATTATTAATTTAGGCAGATGGATGACACCTTTAAAAATCGTATCAAATGCACTCTATTTCACACTCTGTAAggcaacatgttttattttacaatgtttattttgccatggtgattataaaaacaaaagtcaaaagCTCTTGTTCAGTATCATACCATGGGTAAGTTtattaaagtttattaaatttatatatatctatataaaaaTAACTGTGTTAAATCACATAGATCTGCATATTCTGATATTCAGATTCAGTTATTCCTGAaactttaatatatatatatatatatatatatatatatatatatatatgtgtgcttTAGTGTTGAAGTATACATTCAGGGAGACAAAGTGTACCAAAAGTAGGAAAGAATGAAGTGTCTTATAGAATAGTCAGGCCACCACCTGCCTCGTGAACAGCTTTGTATTTAGaatcaatattttatttaattgataGTTTAAGTTCGGCCATCCATCTCGTCGTGTCATGTTGTGTCAGAATTGAGGGAAAGTGTGATTGTGTTTAGTTCTCCTTTACGTAGAGTAATCGGACTCAAGCCCTTCGAGGATTTTGTGCCTGTAATAACTTTGCCCCCACCCTCGGTACAAGAATCCCGCCCCCGAATCTATGACAACTTGGACTTGCATGACAGAGAGAGTAGGAGTAGTAGTAGAgtaggagcagaggaggaggatgctatAACAATGCCCTTGTAGTCATAGGTTCTGAATTAATGAGCTTTAACAGTCAATAATGTAATGGAGCTTTCAAACTTTATAGCAGAGAGAGATGCAAGGATGGATTTTCTCACCTGGGTGACTGTCTGCTCTGTCAAAGGCACATCATCCCCCTGCAGGAGCAATTATGTTATGTTTATATGAGACATAACCAACATGAAATGTAAAGGCATGTGAAAAGAGAGAGCTGCTTACTCTGAGAGCCACGCGGTGCACAACTTGCTGTGGGTCACTCTCCAGAATCACCCTGCAGTAGGCAGCAAAGCGACAGAGCAGCAATTATTAATCCCACAGTAAGATGCTGTACTTAGATTTGCTATTTTTCACATTAATTCAATTAAACCTTTATGGTGCTGAATGTGCAGTTTGTGCATACCCTCCATCTACAATTTCATCCACAGCCAAGAAGAGCCCCTCCATATTCTCCAACAAAGCCCTTCTCTCTACGTTCTTCCTACAgagtaagaaaaaaacatacatgtaaactatcaaaaaaaatcaaatattgttttattgaagTTTTACAGAAACACAGCTGTCAAAACTTACCTCAACATCTGACTGAGCGAATCAAAAAGGCAGTTTAGAACTGCCATGAGCATAAgctgttgagaaaaaaagaaaatattagaCTCGGTTCAGGTCTGTTGAGCCCACATCGTTTGTCTTTCATGTGGGAGAAAATCATTATGGAAATAACATGTGTAATTGCTTGTTATGGTTTTCACAATATGCATTTGGACCTTAAGGCACATCATTTATTGAGTTCTCTACCTAAGCCGAAGCTCTCCGTCTGTACAGACTCTTAATTAGTATCTTTCTAAATAAAAGTCACATCAGGAGATTAATCAGCAGATTAAATGACACCCTATTTCACAATGGATGAAGTTCGTTTTATTACTTGTAAAACATAGAAATATAACTACATCCGTGTATTCCACAATACTGGTTATCCAAATAATCCCAAAAGCTGAGCCTCGAAGAAACACTGTTTAACACCAAAAAGGTGAATACATTTGCCAGTTAGGTCAAAGCATCTCTGATCAACTTAATCGGGTAATTATGCAATTGagaacattttcacaaaaataaTCTGTTTGATTGGTCAATtacttatttgtatttatttatcatctaATAACTACAGCAATCAATGTCATGCTGAATTAGAGAAAACAACATAATAAATCCACCACCAGCCATATTACATAGAAGTTTGAAACAAGTCCAGATGAGAAACCACAGCTgataacatttcattttgacaatAAACCACAGTTGGTAAGGTAGAATTAATATAATCACTTTAAGATGTAAAATGGGCTACTCAAAACAAATATACCCTATAAAGAGACTGCACGAGTcagtaaatatttttaaatgttttaagtgTTAAAAGATCATTGAATTGGGGAAACTATCAACCGTCACAAATTACAGTTTTAGCTGATACGATTCAAACCATAACAGCATTTGCAAGAGACATGGTGGGATTTTACAAGAATTGGTTTACAAGTCTTGCTTGATAATAGATCATGATAAAATCCCAAAATTAGGCTTACCTCATTTTCATGAGAACTTCCGATTACATAAAAGAAAAGGTCAATGTTGCTCTTGTAGACAACAGTGAGGCCTTCGAGTAAAGCGATCTCACCTAAGGACACACAAAAATCAAACCAACGGATGTCATAAGATGTACGGAGGCCGGAAAATGATCATCTTTAATAAATGTGTCTTACTGTCCGTCCTGTGGGTTTTGTTGAATATGTTCTTCTCCAACGCCTTCTGCTCTTTCACCGATGGGTATCCATCACCATAATACTGTGGATGAAGTCAAAGTGAAGACGTTATTACATGTTGCCATCTTAACTTATGACTGAAGGCAAACTTTAAATTAATAGGTTTCCATTtggattaaaagaaaaagtcttgaaatattaaacattttcaacaaaTGTAATACAAATACCATAAGCGCATGACTCAATTGTTAAATACTTTCCAACTTCCCCAATCGGTGTGTTTGACACGGAGCAGATTAAGCTATAACAAACACGCATTTACCACGTCGTGTGCCGATAACCCCCATTCTACTATTCTACATTATAAACAACTGTTTTAATGTGTATTTTACCCCAGTAAATAAGCCACATTGCACTGCACACATGAATAATGCATGTACAAATATGAAAAGAGCGTAGAACAAAAGTAtagtaaataaaacataagtATAGTTACTTTAGTTACATATGAACCCTGTGAGACTTTTAGTGGGAATGAGGGTTGGAAAAGGGTAAATGGAatgctaatgtaaaaaaaaaaaggtgttggtTTTTGCGTTTAGGTGAATtggttgaaaagaaaaacataaattcTCCCCAGGCGGATCCTTTAAAGCAGTTGGCTCAGGAGCAAATGCTGAAGACAAGTTTAACCAAGTTAATGATGGTAATGTGGTTGTACTATTATCTAATGTTATATCTTACCTTGGCATACAGCCTGTCTCCATCGTTGTCCAGAATCAGAACTGCTTTGACGGTGTACAAGGACGGTCCCTGTTAAGACAATGTAAGCACCGACTCAATTCCCCAGAGCATTACTGATCAAACGTAGAAATGTCAACaacaaatgtaaatgaaaagtTAGCATGTCATCAAACTTCGTCAGGACCGCGCTGGGTGCACCAACATTAAGTGGATGAAAACGCAAAACCTCAATATATATTACAAATAGCCATAACAACTGCTCAATCGCGATGTCATAAGGAAGACATGACACTTCCACATCATCGACAAACACACGAAGCTAACCGCTCTGAGGGCAAGCTAGCTGGTTAGCCAACACAGTGGACCCGTTTACTTTAGTTAGCTCTCGAATTAACTCAATAACTAGATAATCATATTCCATTAAATGTCGAGGAGCAACCACATGTAGTAATACAAATAAGTTATAATTAAAAGCTTGAATGACACATGTAATGTACCAAATGAATTCAGGCGATAACATTACCAGTATTGGAGAATGCATCTTCTCTCTCGTTAGcaaactagctagctagcagacAACTGCTGCGCCGCGGCCACGTCACGGCTTTGGTGAATAAAGCTCCTTCTCATTGGCTGATACAAAGCCTGCGTTTTGTTCAGTGGGGCAAAGAGCTGCTCGAGAGCACAACCCGGAAACAACACTCATTAAATGTATTCCAGTTAAACTCACCAGTACC
It encodes:
- the copz1 gene encoding coatomer subunit zeta-1; this encodes MHSPILGPSLYTVKAVLILDNDGDRLYAKYYGDGYPSVKEQKALEKNIFNKTHRTDSEIALLEGLTVVYKSNIDLFFYVIGSSHENELMLMAVLNCLFDSLSQMLRKNVERRALLENMEGLFLAVDEIVDGGVILESDPQQVVHRVALRGDDVPLTEQTVTQVLQSAKEQIKWSLLR